A window from Luteibacter flocculans encodes these proteins:
- a CDS encoding efflux transporter outer membrane subunit, with protein sequence MPRLDWVAMAVATCVSLGLSACSLAPAYKVPETPVAEHYANASGPWVEATPADHLDRDGWWKLYGDARLDDLQAKLLANNATLAAALAHYQQSVAFTRQVSAGLYPQVGLNSNASRNRQSDTRPLRGATSPTYYDSYTVGGQLDYEIDLWGRVRDTVAAGTAEQAASAADLASVRLSLQAQLADSYLQLNGFDRQIKVLNESIDAFARALELTRSRHEGGIASGLDVARAETQLSNAKSQLTQAQAQRALVLHGIAVLVGDSASGFTLAANDAPVQVPSIPLEVPSLLLQRRPDVAAAERRTAAANARVGVARSAYFPQLTLDGQGGWQSDRWGSIATAPNRFWSIGPTLLLNVFDGGRRKAGVEAAKAATDEAGAQYRGVALAAFAQVEDNLTLLRDLGTALVDQRAAAAAAQRSVDLSLNRYREGAVGYLDVVQAQTAALDARRSVIDLETRQLRASVQLVRALGGGWSAS encoded by the coding sequence ATGCCAAGGCTTGATTGGGTCGCCATGGCGGTCGCCACGTGCGTGTCGCTCGGGCTGTCGGCGTGTTCGCTCGCGCCTGCGTACAAGGTGCCCGAGACACCTGTCGCGGAGCACTATGCGAATGCGTCGGGTCCGTGGGTCGAGGCGACGCCGGCCGATCATCTCGATCGCGATGGCTGGTGGAAGCTCTACGGCGACGCGCGCCTCGACGACCTGCAGGCGAAGTTGCTGGCGAACAACGCGACGCTCGCCGCGGCACTGGCGCACTATCAGCAGTCGGTGGCGTTTACTCGGCAGGTGAGTGCCGGCCTGTACCCGCAGGTGGGATTGAACAGTAATGCCTCACGCAATCGCCAATCGGATACGCGTCCGTTACGCGGCGCCACGTCGCCGACCTACTACGATTCGTACACGGTCGGCGGTCAGCTCGACTACGAGATCGACCTGTGGGGTCGCGTGCGCGATACCGTCGCGGCGGGCACGGCGGAACAGGCCGCCTCGGCGGCGGATCTCGCGTCGGTGCGCCTCAGCCTGCAGGCCCAGCTCGCAGACAGTTATCTGCAGCTCAACGGATTCGATCGGCAGATCAAGGTGCTCAACGAGAGCATCGATGCGTTTGCGCGCGCACTCGAACTGACTCGCTCGCGCCACGAGGGCGGGATCGCTTCCGGCCTGGATGTGGCGCGTGCGGAGACCCAGCTGTCGAATGCGAAGTCGCAACTGACTCAGGCGCAGGCGCAGCGCGCGCTGGTCCTGCACGGCATCGCGGTGCTCGTCGGCGATTCCGCCTCGGGCTTTACCCTCGCGGCAAACGACGCGCCGGTGCAGGTGCCTTCCATTCCGCTTGAAGTGCCGTCGCTGCTGCTGCAGCGACGACCGGACGTTGCCGCCGCCGAACGACGTACGGCGGCGGCAAACGCGCGCGTGGGCGTGGCACGGTCCGCGTATTTCCCGCAGCTCACGCTGGACGGGCAAGGCGGGTGGCAGAGCGACCGTTGGGGAAGCATCGCCACCGCACCGAACCGGTTCTGGTCCATCGGGCCGACGCTATTGCTCAACGTCTTCGACGGCGGGCGTCGCAAGGCGGGCGTGGAGGCTGCGAAAGCCGCGACGGACGAAGCCGGCGCGCAGTATCGCGGTGTGGCGCTCGCGGCGTTCGCGCAGGTGGAGGACAACCTCACGCTGCTGCGCGATCTCGGCACGGCGCTGGTCGATCAGCGCGCGGCAGCAGCTGCGGCTCAGCGCTCGGTGGATCTCTCGCTCAATCGCTATCGCGAGGGCGCCGTGGGTTACCTCGACGTGGTGCAGGCGCAAACCGCGGCGCTGGATGCGCGTCGCAGCGTGATCGACCTGGAAACAAGGCAGCTTCGCGCCAGCGTGCAACTGGTGCGTGCGCTCGGTGGTGGGTGGAGCGCGTCATGA
- a CDS encoding efflux RND transporter periplasmic adaptor subunit codes for MSPDTLHTPPPRRLRLAGIIVAIVVLAIVVAGVATRANDSRKLREWTDQQAVPTVSVVTPEGGQGGGELNLPGRLAAYTRAPIFARTSGYLKYWKADIGQKVKAGDVLAEIETPDLDQQLLQAKADLASARANEALAQTTAKRWQAMRDSDSVSKQEVDEKVGDYDAKHALAQAAQANLERIEALKGFAKLVAPFDGVVTARETDVGALINAGGGGQELFVISDVRKLRLYVNVPQNYAPSIQQGATVKLTVPEYPGQTFKGTIEASSSAINAASGTTLVQVLVDNSDGKLLPGGYASATFDLPANASLLRVPASALVFDDKGLRVAVVDRDNKVTFKPVTIARDFGKTVQLGSGLAAGDRLIESPPDGLADGDTVRIQVPKTAEGDHAKA; via the coding sequence ATGTCGCCTGATACGTTGCACACACCTCCGCCGCGCCGGCTTCGTCTGGCCGGCATCATCGTTGCGATCGTCGTGCTCGCGATCGTCGTGGCCGGCGTAGCGACGCGCGCCAACGACTCGCGCAAGCTACGCGAATGGACCGATCAGCAAGCCGTCCCCACGGTCAGCGTGGTGACGCCAGAAGGCGGGCAGGGCGGCGGTGAGCTCAATCTTCCCGGTCGCCTCGCCGCCTATACGCGCGCACCGATCTTTGCCCGCACCAGCGGATACCTGAAGTACTGGAAGGCAGACATCGGGCAAAAGGTGAAGGCGGGCGACGTGCTCGCGGAGATCGAAACGCCGGATCTCGACCAGCAGCTGCTGCAGGCCAAGGCCGATCTCGCGAGCGCGCGAGCCAACGAGGCACTGGCGCAGACGACCGCCAAGCGCTGGCAGGCGATGCGCGATTCCGATTCGGTGTCCAAGCAGGAAGTGGACGAGAAGGTGGGCGACTACGACGCCAAGCACGCGTTGGCCCAGGCGGCGCAGGCCAATCTCGAGCGGATCGAAGCGTTGAAGGGTTTTGCGAAGCTGGTGGCGCCGTTCGATGGCGTGGTGACGGCGCGCGAAACCGACGTGGGTGCGTTGATCAACGCAGGCGGTGGCGGCCAGGAACTGTTCGTGATCTCGGACGTGCGCAAGCTGCGCCTGTACGTGAACGTGCCGCAGAACTACGCGCCATCCATCCAGCAGGGCGCCACGGTGAAACTCACGGTGCCGGAGTACCCGGGGCAAACGTTCAAGGGCACGATCGAGGCCAGCTCCTCGGCGATCAATGCGGCCTCGGGAACGACGCTGGTGCAGGTGCTGGTCGACAACAGCGACGGCAAGCTCCTGCCCGGAGGTTATGCCAGTGCGACCTTCGATCTGCCGGCCAACGCGTCGCTGTTGCGCGTGCCCGCGAGCGCGCTGGTCTTCGACGACAAGGGCCTGCGGGTCGCCGTCGTCGATCGCGACAACAAGGTGACGTTCAAGCCGGTCACCATCGCTCGCGACTTCGGTAAGACGGTGCAGCTCGGTTCCGGCCTTGCCGCGGGCGATCGACTGATTGAAAGCCCGCCGGATGGTTTGGCCGATGGCGATACGGTGCGCATCCAGGTACCCAAGACCGCGGAAGGCGATCATGCCAAGGCTTGA